From Nonomuraea helvata, a single genomic window includes:
- the prcB gene encoding proteasome subunit beta, with translation MASHRDLPVGLVNQLFLNTGSSSFTEFVGSYAPELLPQRDEVLATPISDQVPHATTIVAATFAGGVVMAGDRRATSGNIISQRDVEKVFRTDDYSCMGIAGTASTGIEFARLFRVELEHYEKLEGRTMSVAGKANRLATMIRGNLAMAMQGLVVVPLFSAYDPDKDEGRIFSYDVAGGPYERERFDAIGSGSIFARGSLKKLYRDGASADDMAMTLIQALYDAADDDSATGGPDVTRKIWPIVSVIDADGFRRLTEEQVSAYVEQMLEARLISPDGPIAPLR, from the coding sequence GTGGCATCGCACAGGGATCTGCCCGTCGGCTTGGTCAACCAGCTTTTCCTCAACACCGGAAGTTCCTCGTTCACGGAGTTTGTCGGCTCGTATGCGCCCGAGTTGCTGCCGCAGCGGGATGAGGTGCTGGCCACCCCGATCAGCGACCAGGTTCCGCACGCGACCACGATCGTGGCCGCCACCTTCGCCGGCGGCGTGGTCATGGCGGGCGACCGGCGTGCCACGTCGGGCAACATCATCTCGCAGCGCGACGTGGAGAAGGTGTTCCGCACCGACGACTACTCGTGCATGGGCATCGCGGGCACGGCCAGCACCGGCATCGAGTTCGCCCGGCTGTTCCGCGTGGAGCTGGAGCACTACGAGAAGCTCGAGGGCCGCACGATGTCGGTGGCGGGCAAGGCCAACCGGCTGGCCACCATGATCAGGGGCAACCTCGCCATGGCGATGCAGGGGCTGGTGGTGGTGCCGCTGTTCTCCGCGTACGACCCTGACAAGGACGAGGGCCGCATCTTCAGCTACGACGTGGCGGGCGGACCTTACGAGCGGGAGAGATTCGACGCCATCGGCTCGGGTTCGATCTTCGCGCGTGGGTCGCTGAAGAAGCTCTACCGCGACGGCGCCTCGGCCGACGACATGGCGATGACGCTCATCCAGGCGCTCTACGACGCCGCCGACGATGACTCGGCGACCGGTGGGCCCGACGTCACCAGGAAGATCTGGCCGATCGTGTCGGTGATCGACGCCGATGGTTTCCGCAGGCTGACGGAGGAGCAGGTCTCCGCGTACGTCGAGCAGATGCTCGAGGCCCGCCTGATCTCGCCCGACGGCCCCATCGCCCCGCTGCGCTAG
- the prcA gene encoding proteasome subunit alpha: MPFGYASPEQIMRDKADYARKGIARGRSVVVLQYVDGILFVAPNPSRALHKISEIYDRIGFAAVGRYNEFEELRLGGIRYADINGYTYDRSDVTGRGLANLYASNLGRIFTESIKSLEVEVVVAEVGETKDGDAIYRLTFDGSVFDEHGFAAMGGQAEAVATRLKERYRESMSLADALEVALTALTEPGGERPPVGQLEVAVLDRNREHRKFLRLTGARLERLLAQTSAPSAPSTPSAPAAPSASGDTPPPTAPDGDVDDGSSPL, from the coding sequence ATGCCTTTCGGATATGCGTCCCCTGAGCAGATCATGCGGGACAAGGCCGACTACGCGCGCAAGGGCATCGCGCGGGGCCGTTCTGTCGTCGTGCTCCAGTACGTCGACGGCATCCTGTTCGTCGCGCCCAACCCGTCCCGGGCGCTGCACAAGATCAGCGAGATCTACGACCGGATCGGGTTCGCGGCCGTGGGCCGCTACAACGAGTTCGAGGAGCTGCGGCTCGGCGGCATCCGCTACGCCGACATCAACGGCTACACCTACGACCGCTCCGACGTGACGGGCCGTGGCCTGGCCAACCTCTACGCCTCCAATCTGGGCCGCATCTTCACCGAGTCGATCAAGTCGCTGGAGGTGGAGGTCGTCGTCGCCGAGGTGGGCGAGACCAAGGACGGCGACGCGATCTACCGACTCACTTTCGACGGGTCGGTCTTCGACGAGCACGGCTTCGCCGCGATGGGCGGCCAGGCCGAGGCGGTGGCCACGCGGCTCAAGGAGCGTTACCGCGAGTCGATGTCGCTGGCGGACGCGCTGGAGGTGGCGCTGACGGCGCTCACGGAGCCGGGCGGCGAGCGGCCGCCGGTGGGGCAGCTGGAGGTCGCGGTGCTCGACCGCAACCGTGAGCACCGCAAGTTCCTCCGTCTCACGGGCGCGCGCCTGGAGCGTCTGCTGGCCCAGACGTCTGCTCCGTCTGCTCCGTCCACTCCGTCGGCGCCCGCCGCTCCCTCTGCGTCGGGGGACACGCCGCCGCCGACGGCCCCTGACGGCGACGTGGACGACGGCTCCTCGCCGCTGTAG
- a CDS encoding extracellular solute-binding protein codes for MRLPSRPAVIGATILLALTSCGTGTETGGGSVTLTIAANSISGGKNAETAAWIKQWVIPEFEKTHAHVKVLFQPSGVDDEQYKTRIALDLKSRRGADVIDLDGIWVGEFAQAGYIKPLSEVGGATVEQWEGWSQIPEAVQGLGVFDGKKYGLPQGTDGRVLFYNKTLFTKAGLPATWQPKSWQEIIDAGTRLKAAGVPVPIQINAGTAMGEATTMQGLLPLLAGAGSEIYTAGKWTGASQALKDALGFYRQIYGGSGLGDPKLQQEAKGRDKSFTQFAAGKIGILAESDYFWRSVVEPRAGVAPMKDRDQVVGYAKIPARQPGGGIHGQDFVSMSGGAVRVLNPNSKNPELAWDLLAFMHSAPATKAQLSGQARISSRTDVNDELLTADPMLKFVADEVLPITAYRPGLAVYPQVSAALQEATAAVVSGRSPDEAATAYQAKLEGIVGGPANIGG; via the coding sequence ATGAGATTACCCAGCCGACCTGCGGTGATCGGGGCCACCATCCTCCTGGCGCTCACGTCCTGCGGCACCGGCACGGAGACCGGCGGAGGCAGCGTCACCCTGACGATCGCGGCCAACTCCATCTCCGGCGGCAAGAACGCCGAGACGGCCGCCTGGATCAAGCAGTGGGTGATCCCCGAGTTCGAGAAGACCCACGCCCACGTCAAGGTGCTCTTCCAGCCCAGCGGCGTCGACGACGAGCAGTACAAGACCAGGATCGCGCTCGACCTCAAGTCCAGGCGCGGCGCCGACGTCATCGACCTCGACGGCATCTGGGTCGGCGAATTCGCCCAGGCCGGCTACATCAAACCGCTCTCCGAGGTCGGCGGCGCCACCGTCGAACAGTGGGAGGGCTGGTCCCAGATCCCGGAGGCCGTCCAGGGCCTCGGCGTCTTCGACGGCAAGAAGTACGGCCTGCCGCAGGGCACCGACGGCCGCGTCCTGTTCTACAACAAGACCCTGTTCACCAAGGCCGGCCTGCCCGCGACCTGGCAGCCCAAGAGCTGGCAGGAGATCATCGACGCCGGCACCAGACTCAAGGCCGCCGGCGTGCCCGTCCCGATCCAGATCAACGCGGGCACCGCCATGGGCGAGGCCACCACCATGCAAGGCCTCCTCCCCCTGCTCGCCGGCGCCGGATCCGAGATCTACACGGCAGGCAAGTGGACCGGCGCCTCCCAGGCACTGAAGGACGCACTCGGCTTCTACCGGCAGATCTACGGCGGCAGCGGCCTCGGCGACCCCAAGCTGCAGCAGGAGGCCAAAGGCCGCGACAAGTCGTTCACCCAGTTCGCCGCCGGCAAGATCGGCATCCTGGCCGAGAGCGACTACTTCTGGCGCTCCGTCGTCGAACCCCGGGCCGGCGTCGCCCCCATGAAGGACCGCGACCAGGTCGTCGGCTACGCCAAGATCCCCGCCAGACAGCCCGGCGGCGGCATCCACGGCCAGGACTTCGTCAGCATGTCCGGCGGCGCCGTACGCGTGCTCAACCCCAACTCCAAGAACCCCGAACTCGCCTGGGACCTGCTCGCCTTCATGCACTCGGCCCCCGCCACCAAGGCGCAGCTGTCCGGCCAGGCACGCATCAGCTCGCGCACCGACGTCAACGACGAGCTGCTCACCGCCGACCCCATGCTCAAGTTCGTCGCCGACGAGGTGCTGCCCATCACCGCCTACCGCCCCGGACTGGCCGTCTACCCCCAGGTGTCGGCCGCGCTCCAAGAGGCCACCGCCGCCGTCGTCAGCGGCAGGAGCCCCGACGAGGCGGCCACCGCGTACCAGGCGAAACTCGAAGGAATCGTCGGCGGCCCGGCCAACATCGGCGGGTGA